In the Klebsiella aerogenes KCTC 2190 genome, one interval contains:
- a CDS encoding 2-oxoadipate dioxygenase/decarboxylase HglS, translating to MANTITADEIRENFSQAMSAMYQQEVPQYGTLLELVADVNLAVLEHNPKLHEQLANADELARLNVERHGAIRVGTAEELATLRRMFAIMGMYPVSYYDLSQAGVPVHSTAFRPVDDAALARNPFRVFTSLLRLELIGNEALRQRAADILARRDIFTPRCRELIALHEDRGEFTAAEAREFVTEALETFRWHRHATVDEQTYHALHNEHRLIADVVCFPGCHINHLTPRTLDIDRVQALMPQCGIEPKALIEGPPRREVPILLRQTSFKALEEPVMFAGEHKGTHSARFGEIEQRGVALTPKGRALYDRLLNEAGVGKDNLNHQRHLQEVFSEFPDSEFLLRQQGLAWFRYRLTPAGEAHRHAFGPGDDPQPLIERGWVVAQPIVYEDFLPVSAAGIFQSNLGNETQARSHGNASREAFEAALGCEVLDEFELYQQAEERSKRRCGLL from the coding sequence ATGGCGAACACCATCACGGCTGATGAGATTCGGGAGAACTTTTCACAGGCTATGTCGGCAATGTACCAGCAGGAAGTTCCGCAATATGGAACCCTCCTGGAGTTGGTGGCGGATGTGAATCTGGCGGTCCTGGAACATAACCCGAAATTACATGAACAATTGGCTAATGCCGACGAGCTGGCACGGCTGAACGTTGAGCGCCACGGCGCGATCCGCGTGGGAACGGCGGAAGAACTGGCGACCCTGCGTCGCATGTTTGCCATTATGGGGATGTATCCCGTTAGCTATTACGATCTGTCGCAGGCTGGGGTACCGGTTCACTCCACCGCATTTCGCCCGGTCGATGACGCGGCGCTGGCGCGTAACCCGTTTCGCGTTTTCACCTCATTGCTGCGCCTTGAACTGATCGGCAACGAGGCGCTGCGCCAGCGAGCGGCGGATATTCTCGCCCGTCGCGATATATTTACGCCTCGCTGCCGTGAACTCATTGCGTTACACGAAGATCGAGGAGAATTCACGGCTGCAGAAGCGCGTGAATTCGTCACCGAAGCGTTGGAAACTTTCCGTTGGCACCGTCATGCCACCGTTGACGAGCAAACCTATCACGCGCTGCATAATGAGCACCGGTTGATTGCCGATGTGGTCTGTTTCCCCGGTTGCCACATTAACCATCTGACGCCGCGCACTCTTGATATCGATCGAGTTCAGGCGCTAATGCCGCAATGTGGTATCGAACCGAAAGCGCTCATTGAGGGGCCGCCGCGCCGCGAGGTGCCGATTTTACTGCGGCAAACCAGTTTTAAAGCGCTGGAAGAACCGGTGATGTTTGCTGGTGAACATAAAGGCACACACAGCGCGCGCTTTGGCGAAATTGAGCAACGCGGCGTCGCGTTGACGCCGAAAGGACGAGCGCTGTATGACCGCTTACTGAATGAGGCCGGGGTCGGTAAAGACAACCTTAACCACCAGCGCCATTTGCAGGAGGTCTTTAGCGAATTTCCTGACAGCGAATTTCTGCTGCGTCAGCAGGGGCTGGCGTGGTTTCGCTATCGCCTGACGCCTGCGGGGGAAGCGCATCGCCATGCTTTTGGCCCCGGCGACGATCCGCAACCGCTGATCGAACGTGGTTGGGTAGTCGCGCAGCCGATTGTTTATGAAGATTTTTTACCGGTGAGCGCGGCGGGGATCTTCCAATCGAATCTGGGCAACGAAACGCAGGCCCGCAGTCACGGTAACGCCAGCCGTGAAGCTTTTGAAGCGGCGTTAGGCTGCGAGGTCCTCGATGAGTTCGAGTTATACCAACAGGCGGAGGAGCGGAGTAAACGCCGTTGCGGTCTGCTCTAA
- the pcaH gene encoding protocatechuate 3,4-dioxygenase subunit beta, which translates to MNNKWSPREVVHRDYNSHPPALAPGYKTSVLRSPRNALISLQNSLSEITGPVFSSDDLGLLDNDLILNYAKDGLPIGERIIVHGYVRDGFGRPMKNTLVEVWQANAGGRYRHKKDQYLAPIDPNFGGCGRVLTDENGYYCFRTIKPGPYPWRNQVSDWRPAHIHFSLSGDAWAQRLITQMYFEGDPLIKQCPIVRTINNDDAVRTLIAELDTHAAVPLDSLAYRFDLVLRGHRATLFENRTQGAAQ; encoded by the coding sequence ATGAATAATAAATGGTCACCGCGCGAGGTTGTACATCGCGATTACAATAGCCATCCGCCGGCGCTGGCACCGGGATATAAAACTAGTGTGCTGCGCTCGCCGCGTAATGCCCTCATCTCCCTGCAAAATTCACTTTCTGAAATTACCGGTCCGGTGTTCAGCAGCGACGACCTTGGCCTGCTGGATAACGATCTCATCCTCAACTACGCCAAAGACGGCCTGCCGATTGGCGAGCGAATTATTGTTCACGGTTACGTGCGCGACGGCTTTGGCCGACCAATGAAAAATACGCTGGTGGAAGTGTGGCAGGCCAATGCCGGCGGCCGCTACCGTCATAAGAAAGACCAGTATCTGGCGCCGATTGACCCCAACTTCGGCGGCTGTGGACGGGTGCTGACCGATGAAAACGGTTATTACTGTTTTCGCACAATCAAACCCGGCCCCTATCCGTGGCGTAATCAGGTTAGCGACTGGCGCCCGGCGCATATTCACTTTTCGCTCTCCGGCGATGCCTGGGCGCAGCGGCTGATTACCCAAATGTACTTTGAAGGCGATCCGCTTATTAAACAGTGTCCGATTGTCAGAACCATCAATAACGATGATGCCGTGCGTACCCTGATTGCCGAGCTGGATACCCACGCCGCCGTGCCGCTCGACAGCCTGGCCTATCGTTTTGATCTTGTGCTGCGCGGCCATCGCGCCACGCTGTTCGAAAATCGTACTCAGGGGGCCGCCCAATGA
- the pcaG gene encoding protocatechuate 3,4-dioxygenase subunit alpha, with product MKDYLAETASQTAGPYVHIGLAPDAAGFHIFEKNFGPNLVSAETKGQRITIEGRVFDGSGTPVRDVLLELWQANADGRYNHPDDRQQSKTLDPNFRGWGRTCSDFASGVWRFQTIKPGAVVGRDGRMMAPHLNLWVVARGINIGLNTRMYFADEQAANEQDPVLNLIEWEVRRQTLIAQREVRGDEVVYRFDIYLQGDKETVFFDI from the coding sequence ATGAAAGACTATTTAGCTGAAACCGCCTCGCAGACTGCCGGGCCTTATGTGCATATTGGTCTGGCGCCGGACGCTGCAGGGTTTCATATTTTCGAAAAAAACTTCGGCCCCAACTTAGTGAGCGCGGAAACCAAAGGCCAACGTATTACGATTGAAGGCCGGGTTTTCGATGGTTCCGGAACGCCGGTACGCGACGTGCTGCTGGAACTCTGGCAGGCTAACGCCGACGGGCGTTATAACCATCCCGACGACCGTCAGCAGAGTAAGACTCTGGACCCAAACTTCCGCGGCTGGGGGCGCACGTGTTCAGACTTTGCATCCGGCGTCTGGCGCTTTCAAACTATCAAACCCGGCGCGGTCGTCGGCCGTGACGGACGCATGATGGCGCCGCACCTCAATCTGTGGGTGGTAGCGCGGGGTATCAACATCGGCCTGAATACGCGGATGTATTTTGCTGATGAGCAGGCGGCAAATGAACAGGATCCGGTATTGAATCTGATTGAATGGGAAGTTCGCCGCCAGACGCTTATCGCGCAACGTGAAGTGCGTGGAGATGAAGTCGTCTACCGCTTTGATATTTATTTACAGGGCGATAAAGAGACCGTGTTCTTCGATATTTAA
- a CDS encoding LysR substrate-binding domain-containing protein, with protein sequence MEKNGLFSQRIRLRHLHTFVAVAQQGTLGRAAETLNLSQPALSKTLNELEQLTGTRLFERGRLGAQLTLVGEQFLTHAVKVLDALNTAGQALNRKEGMNSDVVRIGALPTAALGILPTVIGQFHKQQKDITLQVATMNNTMLLAGLKSGDVDIGIGRMSDPELMSGLNYELLFLESLKLVVRPGHPLLQETVTLSRVMEWPVVVSPKGTIPRQNAETLLQSQGCKIPPGCIETLSASLSRQLTVDYDYVWFVPSGAVKDDLRRGLLTSLPIATEGAGEPIGILTRVDASLSQGAQTLLSAIRKSMPG encoded by the coding sequence ATGGAAAAAAATGGTCTCTTCAGTCAGCGCATTCGCTTGCGCCATTTACATACTTTCGTCGCCGTCGCACAGCAGGGAACCCTGGGGCGGGCGGCAGAAACCCTGAATCTTAGCCAACCTGCGCTATCAAAAACGCTCAACGAGCTGGAGCAGTTGACCGGTACCCGTCTCTTTGAGCGCGGGCGGCTTGGCGCGCAGTTGACGCTGGTTGGCGAACAGTTTCTTACCCACGCGGTCAAGGTGCTGGATGCCCTCAATACCGCAGGCCAGGCTCTCAATCGTAAAGAAGGCATGAATAGCGATGTGGTGCGGATTGGCGCCCTGCCAACCGCGGCGCTCGGTATTTTACCTACGGTGATTGGTCAATTTCATAAACAGCAAAAAGACATCACCTTACAGGTCGCCACCATGAATAACACCATGCTGCTGGCGGGGCTAAAATCCGGCGATGTCGATATTGGTATCGGGCGCATGTCTGATCCAGAACTGATGAGCGGCCTCAACTATGAACTGCTGTTTCTTGAATCGCTAAAGCTGGTCGTCCGCCCCGGCCACCCGCTGCTGCAGGAGACGGTAACGCTCAGCCGGGTGATGGAATGGCCGGTGGTGGTCTCACCGAAAGGGACAATCCCGCGGCAGAATGCGGAAACGCTACTGCAAAGCCAGGGTTGTAAAATTCCCCCCGGCTGTATTGAAACGCTGTCGGCCTCGCTTTCACGCCAGCTCACCGTCGATTACGACTATGTCTGGTTCGTCCCTTCCGGCGCGGTGAAAGACGACCTGCGTCGCGGTTTGTTAACCTCATTACCTATCGCCACCGAAGGCGCCGGCGAGCCGATCGGTATTCTTACCCGGGTGGACGCCAGCCTGTCGCAGGGGGCGCAAACTCTACTGAGCGCGATACGCAAATCCATGCCTGGCTGA
- a CDS encoding glucose/quinate/shikimate family membrane-bound PQQ-dependent dehydrogenase, translating into MATGNVPRGFPRILQWLLAGLMLIIGLAIGILGAKLASVGGTWYFAIMGLVMVIASLLIFRNRRGGIVLYAVAFAASIVWAISDAGWTYWPLFSRLFALGVLAFLCAIVWPFLSSAPAKKGAAFTLAGVLAVVLLVSFGWMFKSQPLVSASEAVPVKPVQPGEEQKNWEHWGNTTHGDRFAALDQINKNNINQLQVAWIAHTGDIPQSNGSGAEDQNTPLQIGDTLYVCTPYSKVLALDVDSGKEKWRYDSKATAPNWQRCRGLGYYEDSQAQANAVAGTQPAACARRLFLPTTDARLIAIDADTGKACEAFGEHGTVDLSVGMGEIKPGYYQQTSTPLVAGNLVVVGGRIADNYSTGEPPGVVRAFDVHTGKLAWAWDPGNPQLTGVPPEGQTYTRGTPNVWSAMSYDAKLNLIYLPTGNATPDFFGGERTALDDKYSSSIVAVDAATGKVRWHFQTTHHDLWDFDLPSQPLLYDLPDGKGGTTPVLVQTSKQGMIFMLNRATGEPVAKVEERSVPAGNVKGERYSPTQPYSVGMPMIGNETLKESDMWGATPVDLLLCRIQFKEMRHEGVFTPPGEDRSLQYPGSLGGMNWGSVSVDPNNGLMFVNDMRLGLANYMVPRAKVAKDASGIEMGIVPMEGTPYGAMRERFLSPLGIPCQKPPFGTMSAVDLKSGKLVWQVPVGTVEDTGPLGIRMHMPIPIGMPTLGASLSTQSGLLFFAGTQDFYLRAFDTANGKEIWKSRLPVGSQSGPMTYVSPKTGKQYIIINAGGARQSPDRGDYIIAYALPDKK; encoded by the coding sequence ATGGCTACGGGCAACGTGCCGCGCGGATTCCCCCGGATCCTGCAGTGGCTACTCGCCGGACTGATGTTAATCATCGGTCTGGCAATCGGCATTTTAGGCGCCAAACTGGCAAGCGTCGGCGGCACCTGGTATTTCGCCATTATGGGACTGGTGATGGTTATCGCCTCCCTGCTTATTTTCCGCAATCGTCGCGGCGGCATCGTTCTTTATGCCGTCGCCTTCGCGGCGTCCATTGTTTGGGCGATCAGCGACGCCGGCTGGACCTACTGGCCGCTGTTCTCACGCCTGTTTGCGCTTGGCGTTCTGGCTTTTCTGTGCGCCATTGTTTGGCCTTTCCTTTCCAGCGCACCGGCAAAAAAAGGCGCGGCCTTCACCCTCGCGGGCGTGCTGGCCGTGGTACTGCTGGTCAGTTTTGGTTGGATGTTTAAATCCCAGCCGCTGGTCAGCGCCAGCGAAGCGGTTCCGGTAAAACCGGTACAGCCAGGTGAAGAACAAAAAAACTGGGAGCACTGGGGTAATACCACTCACGGCGACCGTTTCGCCGCGTTGGATCAGATCAATAAAAACAATATCAACCAGCTACAGGTTGCCTGGATTGCCCATACCGGCGATATTCCGCAGAGTAACGGTTCCGGTGCGGAAGACCAGAATACGCCGCTACAGATTGGCGATACGCTGTATGTATGTACGCCATATAGCAAAGTCCTGGCGCTGGATGTCGATAGCGGCAAAGAAAAATGGCGCTATGACTCAAAAGCGACGGCGCCGAACTGGCAACGTTGCCGCGGTTTAGGCTACTACGAAGATAGCCAGGCACAGGCTAATGCCGTGGCCGGGACTCAGCCTGCCGCCTGTGCCCGCCGCCTGTTCCTGCCGACTACCGATGCGCGCCTGATCGCAATCGATGCCGATACCGGTAAAGCCTGTGAAGCATTTGGTGAACACGGTACCGTCGATCTCAGCGTCGGCATGGGGGAAATCAAACCTGGTTATTATCAGCAGACCTCTACCCCGCTGGTGGCCGGTAACCTTGTTGTCGTTGGTGGTCGCATCGCGGATAACTACTCCACCGGTGAACCGCCGGGTGTAGTTCGCGCTTTTGACGTGCATACCGGTAAACTGGCCTGGGCCTGGGATCCGGGTAACCCGCAGCTGACCGGCGTACCGCCGGAAGGACAAACCTACACGCGCGGGACGCCGAACGTTTGGTCCGCGATGTCCTACGATGCCAAACTGAATCTCATTTATCTGCCAACCGGTAACGCCACGCCAGATTTCTTCGGCGGCGAACGTACGGCGCTGGATGATAAATACAGCTCATCAATCGTTGCGGTCGATGCCGCCACCGGTAAAGTGCGTTGGCATTTCCAGACCACCCATCACGATCTGTGGGATTTCGACCTGCCTTCGCAACCACTGCTGTACGATCTGCCGGACGGTAAAGGCGGTACGACGCCGGTACTGGTGCAAACCAGCAAGCAGGGCATGATCTTCATGCTTAACCGCGCGACGGGTGAACCGGTGGCGAAAGTGGAAGAACGCTCTGTCCCGGCCGGCAACGTCAAAGGTGAACGCTACTCGCCGACGCAGCCCTACTCCGTCGGCATGCCGATGATCGGCAACGAAACGTTGAAAGAATCGGATATGTGGGGCGCCACCCCGGTTGACCTGCTGCTGTGCCGTATTCAGTTCAAAGAGATGCGCCATGAGGGTGTCTTTACACCGCCGGGTGAAGACCGCTCCTTGCAGTATCCGGGCTCGCTTGGCGGAATGAACTGGGGCAGCGTGTCGGTCGATCCGAATAACGGCCTGATGTTCGTCAATGACATGCGCCTTGGACTGGCTAACTACATGGTACCGCGAGCGAAAGTGGCTAAAGATGCCAGCGGTATCGAAATGGGTATCGTACCGATGGAAGGTACGCCGTATGGCGCAATGCGCGAGCGTTTCCTGTCGCCGCTGGGCATCCCCTGCCAGAAGCCGCCGTTCGGTACCATGTCGGCGGTCGATCTGAAAAGCGGTAAACTGGTCTGGCAGGTTCCGGTGGGTACGGTAGAAGATACCGGTCCGCTGGGTATCCGCATGCATATGCCAATCCCTATCGGCATGCCAACGCTGGGAGCTTCGCTGTCTACCCAGTCTGGCCTGCTGTTCTTCGCCGGCACCCAGGATTTCTATCTGCGCGCCTTTGATACCGCCAACGGCAAAGAGATTTGGAAATCTCGCCTGCCGGTGGGCAGCCAATCCGGCCCGATGACCTACGTTTCACCGAAAACCGGTAAGCAGTACATCATTATCAACGCCGGCGGCGCGCGTCAGTCTCCGGACCGCGGCGATTACATCATCGCCTACGCGTTACCCGATAAAAAATAA